A region of Ochotona princeps isolate mOchPri1 chromosome 2, mOchPri1.hap1, whole genome shotgun sequence DNA encodes the following proteins:
- the LOC105942047 gene encoding proteasome activator complex subunit 3-like codes for MSVPAFTILKGHYWEPFLFLLPLRQVGSNGRMVLESRRGVSATRVPYCSSRSLAGARKRKHPAGAGATKHVVSFPAARAAGSPGVSFPVWSVGSWWWWRRRPTLSLLKTEGSRLSHSQHLRSLDAMASPLKLEHDIQGKVDAFRARIAQEAEDLVSTFFPQKLSELDGRVQELHLQDLWRIRSVPAPEPPAAPDPDSDSVGDGPNRDPSALQSQSPGKLPALPGGGEGQLLRSNQHLVELIERVKPEIELLREKCNTVRIWVQLLIPKVEDGNNFGVSIQEDTVDQLWTVESTAASYLRRFSTYYNTRAKLMSKIVKYPQVEDYRRTVAEVDENEYLSVRQILLHVRNQYATLHDVILKNIEKIKTPRSTNTDNLY; via the coding sequence ATGTCAGTGCCAGCCTTCACAATCCTTAAAGGACATTATTGGGAACCTTTCCTATTCCTGCTTCCTCTCCGTCAGGTTGGTAGTAATGGCAGGATGGTTCTGGAAAGCAGACGAGGGGTTTCTGCTACCCGTGTCCCTTACTGCTCCAGCAGGAGCCTGGCGGGCGCCCGGAAGCGGAAGCATCCAGCTGGGGCAGGTGCCACCAAGCACGTGGTTTCCTTCCCTGCTGCGAGGGCCGCTGGGAGCCCTGGTGTGTCATTTCCGGTGTGGTCTGTTGGGagttggtggtggtggcggcgcaGACCCACGCTTAGTCTGTTGAAAACAGAGGGGTCCCGGTTGAGTCACTCCCAACATTTGAGATCTCTAGATGCCATGGCTTCCCCACTGAAACTAGAGCATGACATACAGGGAAAAGTAGATGCGTTCCGGGCCCGTATCGCCCAGGAGGCTGAGGACCTGGTGTCCACCTTCTTCCCTCAGAAGCTGTCAGAGCTGGATGGTCGGGTCCAGGAGCTGCACTTGCAGGATCTGTGGAGGATCCgctcagtgccagcccctgagCCCCCAGCTGCCCCCGACCCCGACTCCGACTCCGTGGGGGATGGGCCCAACCGGGATCCCTCAGCTCTGCAGAGCCAGTCCCCGGGGAAGCTGCCTGCACTCCCCGGTGGCGGCGAGGGACAGCTGCTGCGGAGCAACCAGCATCTGGTGGAGCTGATCGAGCGGGTCAAACCGGAGATCGAGCTGCTGAGAGAGAAATGCAACACGGTGCGCATCTGGGTGCAGCTGCTCATCCCCAAGGTGGAGGACGGCAATAACTTTGGAGTGTCCATCCAGGAAGACACAGTGGACCAGCTGTGGACTGTGGAAAGCACAGCGGCCTCCTATCTGCGCCGCTTCTCCACGTACTACAACACCCGGGCCAAGCTGATGTCCAAGATAGTGAAGTACCCGCAAGTGGAAGATTATCGCCGCACCGTGGCGGAAGTTGATGAGAACGAGTACCTGAGTGTGCGTCAGATCCTGCTGCATGTGCGGAACCAGTATGCCACTTTGCACGATGTGATCCTCAAAAACATCGAGAAGATCAAGACCCCACGGAGCACCAACACCGACAACTTATACTGA